Within the Candidatus Dormiibacterota bacterium genome, the region GCAGGCTCTGCAGCATAGCCGGTACTGCGACGCCAGCTCAGGCTTCTAAGGCGCCATCCTGAGCGTGTCGAAGGATGTCGCCCAAGCTTTGCGCTCGGCGAGTTCGCGGCTCTCCGGAGCGTCGCCGTCCTCCGGCGCCGACGCAGCGCTGCTGCTCGCGTATACGCTGGAGCACGACCGCGCCTGGCTCATCGCTCATGGCGACGAGCCGCTTTCGGCCGCCGATTTGCAGCGTTTCGAAGCGCTCGTCGAGCGTCGCGCGCTCGGAGAGCCTGTCGCATATCTCATCGGTACGGCATGGTTCTGCGGGCGGCCCTTCAAGGTGAGCCCGGCGGTGCTCGTCCCGCGACCGGAGACGGAGCACGTCGTCGAAGCGGCCCTCGAGCACCTGCGCAGCTATGCGAAGCCGGTCATCCTCGACGTGGGCACGGGAAGCGGCGCGATCGCGTGCACGCTCGCCGCGGAGCTGCGTGGAGCGGTTGTCTACGCGACCGAGCGCAGCACGGACGCGCTTGCCGTTGCCGAACGCAACGCTCGTGCCCTGCGCCATCCCGACCCTGTCGCGTGTCATCCTGAGCTTGTCGAAGGACGCCTCCGGTTCGAGCTCGCGGATCTTCTGCCGCGGGACGAAAAGCTGCGCTTCGATTGCGTCGTCGCGAACCTGCCGTACGTTCCCACCGCGCAACTCCCTCGGAGACCCGAGCCTGCGGCTTTCGAGCCGCGAGAGGCGCTCGATGGCGGGTCCGACGGATTGCGCGAATACCGCCGTCTCCTGGCGCGCCTACCGGGGCGCCTCAACGACGGCGCAGTTGTGCTTCTGGAGGCCGCGCCGCCATCGATCGCGGCGCTGCGCGATCTCGCCGCGGCGGCGTTTCCGAGCGCACGCGTCGGCGTCGGTCCCGATTATGCTGGGCTCGAGCGCTACATTCGGCTTGTCATTCCCTTCGATTTGCCAAAGAAGACAAAGGTTCGATAACCGCCCGCGCTGAACACAGCAATCCCGAGTGGCCAAGTACATTTTCTTTACCGGGGGCGTGGCCAGTTCGCTCGGAAAGGGCATCACGGCCGCATCGCTCGGGCGCCTGTTGAAGGCCCGCGGCATCAGCGTCTCGATTCAAAAACTCGATCCCTACATCAACGTCGACGCCGGCACGATGAACCCGTATCAACACGGGGAGGTCTTCGTTACCGAGGACGGCGCAGAGACCGATCTCGATCTGGGTCACTACGAGCGTTTCATCGACGAGAACCTCACGCGTGCCAACAACGTGACGACCGGGCAAATCTACAAGGCCGTCATCGAGAAGGAACGCCGCGGCGAATATCTCGGCGCGACGGTACAAGTCATTCCCCATATCACGAACGAAATCAAGGCGCACGTGAAGCGCGTCGCCGAGGCAAGCCGCGCCGAGGTCTGCATCGTCGAGGTCGGCGGGACGGTCGGTGACATCGAGTCGCTACCGTTCTTGGAAGCGATCCGTCAAATGCGCTACGATGTCGGCGACGAGAACGTCATGTACGCGCACCTGACCCTCGTTCCCCACCTCGGTGCCCCCGACGAGCTCAAGACGAAGCCGACCCAGCACTCCGTGCGCGAGCTGCGCGGCATCGGCATCCTCCCCGACGCGATCGTCTGCCGAACGCAGACCTCCGGTCCGATGCCGATCGAGCTGAAGGAAAAGATCGCGCTCTTCTGCGATGTCGCTCGCTCCGCGGTCGTGCAGAACAACGACGCGCCGACGATCTATGCCGTACCGTTGAACTTGGAGAAAGAAGGCCTCGCCGATGCGGCGGTGCGCAAGCTTCATCTCGATACGCGGGCGCCGCACTTGGAGGAATGGGAGGCGATCGTCGAGCGTATCTTGCATCCGGAGCGCCGCGTCACGATTGCCATCGTCGGGAAGTACGTCGAGCTCAAGGACGCCTACATGTCCATCAACGAAGCGCTCTACCATTCCGGCGCCGCGCACGATGCGGGGGTCGACATTAAGCGCATCGATTCAGAGGACATAGAAAGCGACGGCGTGGAGCTTTTGCGCGGCGTCGACGGCATTCTCGTCGCGCCGGGCTTCGGCTCGCGCGGGGTCAAGGGCAAGCTGCTCGCGATCCGGCATGCGCGCGAACGCAAGATCCCATTTCTCGGAATCTGCTACGGCATGCAGCTGGCCTGCATCGAGTTCGCGCGCAGCGTCTGCGGGCTTCCCGACGCGATGACGACCGAGGTCGACGAGACTTCGGCGGACCCGGTAATCGATTTCATGCCCGATCAGCGTAATCTCGAAATGTACGGCGGAACCATGCGTCTGGGAAACTACGCGTGCACGCTCGTCCCGAATTCGCATGCGGCGCGCGCTTACGGCGAGCTCGAGATCGGCGAGCGCCACCGCCACCGGTACGAGTTCAACAACCGCTACGCGCCGATCTTCGAAGAGCACGGCATGCTCTTCACCGGTTTTCACACCGTCGGCAAAACGCAGCTGGTCGAAGTCATCGAGCTTCCCGAGGCGATGCACCCGTGGTTCGTCGGCACGCAGGCGCACCCGGAGTTCAAATCGCGCCCCAATCGCCCCTCGCCGCTCTACCGCGACTTTGTGGGCGCCGCGCTCGGGCGCACGCATCATGGGCGTAGCGATAGCGGTGTCACCGTGAGCACCTCGACAGCTACGCAGCGCCCCTGAACCCGTACGACATCACCGCCGTTATCCTCGCTCGTGACGAAGAGCGCAATCTTCCCCGCGCGTTGACGAGCCTGCCGCGCGGTATGCAGGTGCTCGTGATCGACGCGCGCTCGCGCGATCGAACGGTCGAGTTTGCCCGTGCCGCGGGCGCGCAGGTCATCGAACGAGATTGGACGGGCTTTCTCGACACGCGTCGTATTGCGGCGTCGAACGTTGCGACGCCGTGGACCTTCATGATCGACGCCGACGAAGCGCTCGACGACGCGCTGCGCGACGCAATCCTCTGCGCAGACGGCGACGTCGACGGCTACATCGTGCGCCGCTCGACGTATTATTGTGGAAAGGCCCTGCGCATGTGGAAAAACGAGCCTCTCGTGCGCCTCTTTCGTACCGGGCGCGCGCTTTTGAAAGGGAGCTGCGCCGCGGGCGGCAGCGCTCAGGTGCACGAACGCTGGGTCTGTGAAGGCCCGGTCGCTGAGCTGCGTGGAACCTTGCTGCACTATTCTTATGCAGATGCCGCTTCGTACCGCGCGAAGTTCGAGCGCTATACGGATCTCGAAGCCGCCGCACTGCATGCTTCGCCCCTGCGCACCGCGCAAGAATGGTTACTCGTGTGGCCGCGCTGGCTACGCCTGTTGCTCCTGAAAGGCGCGCTTCTCGACGGCGGCCGCGGCATCGCCGCCGCGTATTGGTCGGCGCGCTACCGGTACGTGGCGTGCCGCAAAGCGCGATGAAGCGTGTCGGGCTCGACGCTCGGCTCTCGCGGCAGATGTCCGTCGGCATGAAACTCTACGCGCGCGAGATGTGTGCGAAGCTTCCCCTGGTGGCACCCGAGTTTGCGTACGCGACGTTCTCGCAGGGAGGAAACTTCGACTGGAGCGAACAGGTCGCGCTGCCGCTCGCCATCGCGAAGGCAGGCGTCGACCTCGTTCATTTTCTTTCACAATACACGCCGCTCGTCGTGCCAGTACGCTCCATCGTCACTCTGCACGACGTCATCCACCTCTGCTTTCCGCAGCATTTCAAGCGTAAAGCGGCGTGGTATTATCGCTTCGTCGTGCGGCGAGCCTGTGCGCGCGCGGCACGCGTCATAACGGCGGACGAGCGCACCGTGGACGACATCGAGCGTTTTCTCGGCGTCGACCACGCGAAGATTCGCGTCGTTGCCCTCGGTGTCGATCCGCAGCTCTTTGCGCCGGCTCCAGGCGCCGACGCGCACGCAGGAGAACGCCCGTACTTTCTGTACGTCGGGAATCATCGCAGGCACAAAGACTTGGCGACGCTGCTCGAGGCCTGGTGCTCTCTTCCGGAGCGTTACGAGGTGGATCTCTACATGAGCGGCCCGGATGACTTTGGCGGCGCTCTAGAGCGTGCGTCGACGAAGCGGCGACACGCGCGCGTTCTCGGAGAGCTCTCCGTGCCCGAGCTCGCGGCGTACTATCGCGGAGCGAGCGCCCTCGTGCACCCCGCTCTGCGCGAAGGCTTTGGCCTGACGTTGCTCGAGGCGATGGCCGCGGGAACGCCGGTCGTCGTCTGCGCGGATGCCGTGCCCGCCGTGCTGGAAGACGCGGTGCTGACCTTTCGGGCCAGAGACGTGCGCATGCTTGCGGAATGCCTTGCCGCCGTTCTGGACGACCAGGGGCTGCGCGCCCGGCTCGTCAATCATGGGCAGATGCTCGCACGGAAGTTCACGTGGGATCGGTGCGCGCGCGCAACCGCCGATGTCTATCGCGAGGTGCTCGCATGATTTGGCGCGCCGCGCTCCTCGTCGCAGCCGTGCTCGCTCTGACCGCCGTGCACCGCGCCGCCCCGGCACCGGAGATCGGCATCGTCATCAATGGAGAGACGCTGCCGCTCGAGCCGCCGCCGCTTTTGATCCGTGGGATCCTGCTCGTTCCGGTGCAACGCACGGTACACGCTCTAGGACTCGATTTCAGCACCCTCGGCTCGAGCATGATCACGCACGTGGGCGAGAAGACGGTCGTGTTGCGCGACGGCAGCCGCATTGCCACGGTCGACGGCGCGCGCGTGTTGTTAGATGCGCCGGCGACGCGCCGTAACGGCGTCTTTTACGCGCCGTTGCGTTTCTTCACGTCGGTGCTCGGTGCCGAGGCGACCTTCAATCGCCGCGAGCACGTCGTCTCGATCGTCTCGCAGCTCGTCGGCCGGTCCGGACTCGGCGACTTCACCGTCGGCAACCGCACGGTCAACGTCGGAACCGTAACGGCGGTCGACGTCGACTCCGCGCCGCCGACCGTGACCCTTTCCTTCAATGGGTCCGTTCGCACGATTCCGATTTCGAACAACGCGCTGATCACGATGCATGACGTAGGCGTCGACATCGACATCCCCGGCGAGCTCACCGACATCCGGCCCGGAGACTATGCCGAGATCGCCATGCGCTCGGACGGCACCGTGACGTCGGTCGTCGACGAATACGGTTCTCGGTACGGCGTGGTCGCGGTCGTGAACCCAAACGAGCTCTTGATGCAAGATGGCCACGTTATCGCGCCCGATCGCGATACCGAGGTATCGTTGAACGGAAAGCCGGCGTCGTTCGGCGATCTCGTCGCCGGCGATCGCGTGACGGTGCGGTACAACGTCGAGACGGGCGAGGTCCGCGAGATCGTCGCCGAGCGCGCGGCAGAGCCGACGAGCGGACAAAGCGGGAGCGCGAACATCAGTGACGTCACGATCGATGCAACGCACCCGCTGCGTGCCGGCGACACGCTGAACGTGACCATGCACGGCGCTCCCGGCGGCGCCGCCACGTTCGACATCGGTGCGTACGTCGCTGGCATCGCGATGACGGAACGCGCACCGGGAACGTACGTTGGAAGCTACGCTATTGCCGCAAACGCGAACTTCGCGGATACGCCGATCGTAGCGCACCTCCAGATGCACGACGGCAGCTCGGTGGAAGCGCGCGCGGCGCAGACGCTCTCCGCGTCGGGTCGGGCACCGGGCATCTCAACGGTCGGACCGAGCGACGGTGCTACCGTGACGCTGAACGCCCCCGCGATCTATGCGACCTTCGTCACCGATGCCGTGCCGGTCAATCCATCGAGCATTCGCTTGGAGGTGAACGGCCGGGACGTAACGCCGGAATGCGTTCGCACGGCGAACTTCATTCAGTACCTGCCCGAGACGGCGTATCGGCGCGGCGCCGTTCGCGTTCGCGTTCGCGTCGCCGACGAAGCGGGAAACACGGCAACCAAGTCCTGGAGCTTCATCATACGATAGGCATGCGATTCGCCCAGCAAGCGTCATCCGAAGTTTGTCGAAGGATGCATCGATGGAGTGCCTTTTCTGTAAGATCGTTGCCGGAGAGATTCCAGCGGACGAGATCTACCGCGACGATGACGCGATTGCCATCGCCGACGTCAACCCGCAGGCCCCGAAGCACGTCTTGGTGCTGCCGCGCAAGCACTACGCGACCGTGGCCGACATTCTCGACGGCGGTGATGAAGCATTGCTCGGGCACGTCGTGGCGGTTGCGACAAAGCTCGCGCGTGACTTCGGTTCCCGCGGGTTCCGGCTCGTGGTGAACACTGGAGTCGAGGGCGGGCAGACCGTCGACCACGTGCACGTGCACGTCCTCGCAGGTCGCCACATGAGCTGGCCGCCCGGATAGCGCACAATTGACGCTCCCCCGGCCCTGTGATAAGGTACGCAGGGCTCATATGCCGGGAAAGGGGGTTGAATAATGGAAGTCCGCATCGCGCCGGGTGAATCGATTGAGAGCGCCCTGCGGCGCTTCAAGAAGGCCACCCAGAAAGCCGGCATCCTCGCCGAGGCTCGCAAACACGAGCATTACGAGAAGCCGAGTGTGCGCCGAAAAAAGAAGTCAGCCGCCGCTCGCAAGCGTCGCGTCTGAGTTATCTCCGATGGGCTTGCTGAAGGATCGCTTCGCCTCTGACTTGCGTGAGGCGATGAAAGCGCGCGACCAGCTCCGAGCCGATACGCTGCGCTCTGCGATCTCCGGCTTCACGTACAAGCGTGGCGAGACGGGCAGGGAGCCGACCGATGCGGAGGAGCTCGACGTCGTCCGCAGGCTCGTGAAGCAGCGCGCCGACTCGATCGAGGAGTTCGAGAAGGCGGGCCGGACCGAGCTCGCGCAGAAGGAGCGCGCCGAACGCGAGGTGCTTCTGGCGTACTTGCCGCAGCAGAAATCTGCGGATGAGGTGCGCGCGATCGTCGCGACGGCGATGGCAACCTTGCCTGCCGGCGAGCGCAATCAAGGTGCCGTCATGAAGGCGGTGATGCCGCAGCTGCGCGGCCTCGCAGATGGAAAGCTCGTCGCCGAGATCGTCCAGGAGGCGCTGAAGGCCCGCGAAAGCAAGTAGTCCCTCACGAAGATGAAGGCGGTTCGCCTGCGAGCCGGGATATGGCTCGGACTCCTCTTGTGTGGGATTGCGTCGCTTTGCGCGCAAGCCGTTTCGGCCCCGGCGTCGGCCCCGATCGTCGTTATTCCCATCCACGGAACGGTGGACGATGGGATGGCACATCTCGTGCAGCGCTCCGTCGCGGAGGCGAACGGCGAGCACGCGGCGGCGATCGTGCTCGACGTCGACAGCCCAGGCGGCCTCGTCTCGTCGGTCTTCGATATCGAGGACGCACTGCGCTCCGCACAGGTTCCGGTGATCGCGTATGTCAGCGAGCGCGCGTACTCGGCGGCGGCGCTCATCACGCTCTCGGCGCAGCGGATCATCATGGCGCCGGGCGCCTCGATCGGCGCAGCGGAGCCGATTCCGAACACGCCCAAGGAAGTTTCGGCACTGACCGCCGAGTTCGAGTCGACGGCACAGCGCAATCATCACAACCCGACGATCGCGGGCGCGATGGTCAATCGCAGCATCGCGATCCCTGGGCTTAAAGCAGCCGGAACGATCCTGACGCTGAACACGGTGCAGGCGTTGCGCTATCACGTTGCCATCGCCGTCGAGCCGTCGCTCGACGCCGCGCTTGCGGCCGTGCATTTGAACGCGAACTCGCGTCTGCACGAGCACTTGACGTGGGCGGAGCGCCTCGCACGTTTTGCGACCGACCCGACCGTAAGTGGCCTGCTGCTCTCCATCGGCATGCTCGGCATCATGGTGGAACTCTACACGCTGCACGGCATAGCCGGGCTCATCGCGATCATCGCGTTCGGACTCTTCTTCGGAACGCACGTCTACGCAGGATTTTCGAACTGGGGCGTTGTCGCGCTCGCCGTGCTTGGGTTCATCGGCATCCTTTGGGAGCTACACGTCGTGCCGGGGCACACGTTTCCCGGTGTCTTGGGGGGCATCGCGCTCGTCGCGGCGGTCGTATTGGCCTTCGGCATTCCAAACATCGCGGTGGCCTTCGAGACGTTGGCGGCCGCCATCGCGCTGACGATCGTCGTCTTTCTGCTCCTGCTGCGCGTGCTGCCGGAGAACGCATGGATGCATCGTCTCGCGCTCACGTACGCGCAGGGGAGCGATTACGTTTCAAGTCGCGATTTCGGCGACCTCAAAGGTCGCACTGGAATCGCCGCCTCACAGCTTCGCCCCGCGGGCGTCGCCTCCATCGACGGCCGCCGTATCGACGTTCTCACCGAGGGTGAATACGTCGCGCAGGGTACGCCGATTCGCGTCACGCGCGTCGAAGGCGCGCGCATCTTCGTCGAGCCCGGCTCCGGGCTCGGCCCCACATAAGGAGTTCTTCTCGTGGCACTCGTGACCGGCATCATTGTCCTCTTCGCGATCATCCTCTTCATCATGTTCCTCTACTACTTTCCGCTCGGCTTGTGGATCCGTACGATCGCTGCCGGCGTGCCGATCGGCATCATCACGCTCGTGCGCATGCGCTTGATCGGCATTCCTCCGGGAATCATCGTTACGAACTACGTGCGCGCGCGCAAAGCGGGCTTGAACGTGACGATCGATCCGATGCAGTCGCATTATCTCGCCGGCGGCAACGTGGAGGCGGTCACGCTCGCGATGATCGCAGCGCAGCGCGCCCAGCTCCCGCTGGAGTGGCAGCGCGCAGCCGCCATCAACCTCGCCGGACGCAACGTGCTCGAGGCGGTCCAGACATCGGTCAATCCTAAGGTCATCGAGACGCCGACCTTCCAGGGCGTCGCGCAAAACGGCATTCAGCTTAACGTCAAGGCGCGGGTCACGGTGCGCAGCAACCTCGACCGCTACGTCGGCGGCGCCGGCGAGCTGACCGTCATCGCGCGCGTGGGCGAGGGCGTCGTCGCCGCGGTCGGCGCGGCCGTCGACCACAAAGAGGTGCTCGAGTACCCCGACCGGATCAGCAAGGCCGTGCTCGCGAAGGGGCTCGACGCCGGAACCGCCTTCGAGATCGTCTCGATCGACATCGCGGACGTCGATGTGGGAAAGAACATCGGAGCCGAGCTGCAGACGAGCCAAGCGGAGGCCGACCGGCGCATTGCACAGGCCAAGGCTGCGGAACGGCAGTACGCCGCGCTCGCCGGCGAGCAAGAGCAGAAGGCGCTCACGCAAGCGATGCGCGCCAAGGTTGTCGAGGCGGAAGCATCGATACCGCTCGCGATCGCGGAAGCGTTTCGCAGCGGCAACCTCGGGGTGATGGACTACTATCGTTTGAGGAATATTCAGGCAGACACGGAAATGCGTAGCTCGATCGGCGCGTCGGAGACGCCGCCGCAGTCGGAGGCGACTCAACAGCCGCCTCCGATGACGCCGTAGCGTGAACGTTCAGGATTTCGGCGGTCTGATCTGGGCCGTCTTCATCCTTATCGCTGTGATCTCGTCGGTCGTCCGGAGCGTGAAGCGCACGGCCGGACGCATGGAGCAGAGCTCGCCCGCGCAACCGCCTGCGCCGCCTTTAGCACCTCCGCCGCCTTCGTTGAGGACCGGCGTGTCGAGGGGCGGCTCCAGGCAACGCGTCGTGGTTCCTCTTCCGGTACCGCCGGCAGCGCCCGCACGGGCGCCTGCGCTCGCAACGCTTCTCGTCAGTGCGCCGAGACGGCGCTTGCTTTCGGCGGGAAGCGTCTTCGAACGAGGCTCGCCCGTGGCGCGCGGTATCATCGCACTCGAAGTGCTCGGTCCACCTCGCGCACTGCGCGAGTGGACCTCGATCGTTTGACGTCCCGCAGCATCAGCCTCGAACGCTTGGCGGATCGCGTTCGGCTCTTCGGCGAATACGACGGCAACTTGTCTGCCTTAGAAGAAGGACTCGACGTCCGGCTGCGCACGGAGGACGACCGCCTCGTGCTCAGCGGCGAGCAGCGTAACGTCGAGCGCGCCGCGGATGCGCTCACGAGCATGCTCGAGGCGGCGATGGAGGGAACGCAGATCACGCCGCATGACGTGGCGCTTGCGGTCGCGGACACCGAGCGCGGCGGAGGCCGCGCATTGGCGGCGACGCTGCTGCGCGGGCAGCGGGGCCGCGAGATTCGCCCCCGGACCGCGGGCCAGCGCAGCTTCGTCGAGGCGATCGATGCCAACACGCTGACGGTCGGCATCGGGCCGGCGGGCACCGGGAAGACATTTCTCTCGGTCGTGATGGCCGTGCGTGCGCTCAAAGCGCACGAGGTCGCGCGCGTCGTGCTTTCGCGTCCCGCAATCGAAGCCGGCGAGAAGCTCGGTTTTCTTCCTGGCGATTTCCGCGAAAAGGTCGACCCCTACATGCGCCCGCTCTACGACGCTCTGGGCGAGCTGCTCGACGAGAGCGTCGTCGCGCGTTACATGGAACGCGGCACGATCGAGGTCGCGCCGCTTGCATACATGCGTGGCCGCACGCTCTCGGACGCGTTCGTCATCCTCGACGAGGCACAGAACGCGACGGGCGGCCAGTTGAAGATGTTTCTCACGCGCCTTGGCTCCGGATCGAAGATGGTCGTCGTCGGGGACGTGACGCAGATCGATCTTATCGGCGCCACGAGCGGCCTGCTCGATGCGGCGCAGCGCCTGGCACGCGTCGAAGACGTCGCCGTGATCGAGTTCGGCGAGGGCGACGTGGTACGTCACCCGCTCGTGACGCGCATCGTGCGCGCCTACGGCAACACGTCGCAGTGATCCATTTTCGCAACGACGTGCGGCGCGGCGGTGCCGACGGCCGCTCGCTGAAGGCCGCGGCGCGCCGCCTCATGGAGGCGCTCGGCGAAGAGGGGTCTTCGGTGTCGCTCTCGCTCGTGAACGATGAAACGATGCGCCAGCTCAACCATCGTCACCGCGGCAAAGACGTGCCAACGGATGTCTTGTCCTTCCCCATGAGGGAGAAACATACGCCTGCGCAAGAGTCTTCGGGATATGGCCCTCCCGAAGACATCCTCGGCGACGTCGTCATCAGCGTGGACATGGCGAAGCGTCAAGCCGCCGATTACGGCGCGCCGCTCCAACGCGAGCTCGAGCGGCTGCTGATTCACGGTCTCTTGCATTTGATCGGGCACGACCATCACGCGTCCCGCGAGCGCAACGTCATGGAGGCGGAAGAGCGTCGCTTGGCGCAGTGCATCGGCATGCCGTGGCCCTATCGCGCGAGATGAGGCGCTTCGCCCTATCGTTCACGCACGCGTTCGACGGCATCGTCGCCGCCGCACGCGTTCAACCGAACCTCGTCGTGCACCTGATCGTTGCTGCGACCGCGTTCGTGGTGGCGCTCGCGCTTCACGTCAGCCTGTGGGCCTTCGTCGTCGTCGTCCTGCTCGTCGCGCTCGTGCTCGGTCTGGAGTTGATGAATACCGCGATCGAGGCGCAGGTCGATCTCGCGACGCTCGAGCTGCATCCGGTTGCAAAGCGCGCGAAGGACGCCGCTGCGGGCGCGGTGCTCGTCGCGTCGGTCGGAGCCGTGCTCGCGGGGCTTGCGATCTTCATCTCTGCATGGGTCTCAGGGTACCGGGCGCCGGCAGTTCCCGCGCTCGACGCGCAAACAGTCGTTGCTGCGCTCGGCCTCAGCGCGCTGTTCGCGGTGCTGCTGAAGGCACGATACGGTGCCGCGTTCAGCGGGCGAGCGACCGTTCCGTGGACGATCGCAGCGCTCGTCGCCTTTACGGCGCCGGCGAGCCTGGGCTACTGGCCTGCGTCCGCGGCGATACTCTTCGCTCTCGCGGTGAGCGTGACGCGCCGCCCGCTCGCCGTAGCGATCCTCTCGGGGCCGCTGCTGGGCGCCGGCGCGGCGTGTCTCTGCCTCCTAGCGCACGACCCGCGTATGCTATAATGGCGCAGATTTGAACGGCGAGCCCCCGCTATGACCCACGGCACCGACGCACTCGACGTCGTCGCCCTCGTGGTGCTGATCGTCATGTCCGGGTTCTTCTCGGCGTCCGAGGCTGCGCTGATCTCCGTCTCGCGCTTGCGTGCGCGCACGATGGCCGAACGGCGTCTGCGCGGCGCGAACGACATCGTG harbors:
- the prmC gene encoding peptide chain release factor N(5)-glutamine methyltransferase encodes the protein MSKDVAQALRSASSRLSGASPSSGADAALLLAYTLEHDRAWLIAHGDEPLSAADLQRFEALVERRALGEPVAYLIGTAWFCGRPFKVSPAVLVPRPETEHVVEAALEHLRSYAKPVILDVGTGSGAIACTLAAELRGAVVYATERSTDALAVAERNARALRHPDPVACHPELVEGRLRFELADLLPRDEKLRFDCVVANLPYVPTAQLPRRPEPAAFEPREALDGGSDGLREYRRLLARLPGRLNDGAVVLLEAAPPSIAALRDLAAAAFPSARVGVGPDYAGLERYIRLVIPFDLPKKTKVR
- a CDS encoding CTP synthase, which codes for MAKYIFFTGGVASSLGKGITAASLGRLLKARGISVSIQKLDPYINVDAGTMNPYQHGEVFVTEDGAETDLDLGHYERFIDENLTRANNVTTGQIYKAVIEKERRGEYLGATVQVIPHITNEIKAHVKRVAEASRAEVCIVEVGGTVGDIESLPFLEAIRQMRYDVGDENVMYAHLTLVPHLGAPDELKTKPTQHSVRELRGIGILPDAIVCRTQTSGPMPIELKEKIALFCDVARSAVVQNNDAPTIYAVPLNLEKEGLADAAVRKLHLDTRAPHLEEWEAIVERILHPERRVTIAIVGKYVELKDAYMSINEALYHSGAAHDAGVDIKRIDSEDIESDGVELLRGVDGILVAPGFGSRGVKGKLLAIRHARERKIPFLGICYGMQLACIEFARSVCGLPDAMTTEVDETSADPVIDFMPDQRNLEMYGGTMRLGNYACTLVPNSHAARAYGELEIGERHRHRYEFNNRYAPIFEEHGMLFTGFHTVGKTQLVEVIELPEAMHPWFVGTQAHPEFKSRPNRPSPLYRDFVGAALGRTHHGRSDSGVTVSTSTATQRP
- a CDS encoding glycosyltransferase family 2 protein; protein product: MLARDEERNLPRALTSLPRGMQVLVIDARSRDRTVEFARAAGAQVIERDWTGFLDTRRIAASNVATPWTFMIDADEALDDALRDAILCADGDVDGYIVRRSTYYCGKALRMWKNEPLVRLFRTGRALLKGSCAAGGSAQVHERWVCEGPVAELRGTLLHYSYADAASYRAKFERYTDLEAAALHASPLRTAQEWLLVWPRWLRLLLLKGALLDGGRGIAAAYWSARYRYVACRKAR
- a CDS encoding glycosyltransferase family 1 protein translates to MKRVGLDARLSRQMSVGMKLYAREMCAKLPLVAPEFAYATFSQGGNFDWSEQVALPLAIAKAGVDLVHFLSQYTPLVVPVRSIVTLHDVIHLCFPQHFKRKAAWYYRFVVRRACARAARVITADERTVDDIERFLGVDHAKIRVVALGVDPQLFAPAPGADAHAGERPYFLYVGNHRRHKDLATLLEAWCSLPERYEVDLYMSGPDDFGGALERASTKRRHARVLGELSVPELAAYYRGASALVHPALREGFGLTLLEAMAAGTPVVVCADAVPAVLEDAVLTFRARDVRMLAECLAAVLDDQGLRARLVNHGQMLARKFTWDRCARATADVYREVLA
- a CDS encoding copper amine oxidase N-terminal domain-containing protein produces the protein MIWRAALLVAAVLALTAVHRAAPAPEIGIVINGETLPLEPPPLLIRGILLVPVQRTVHALGLDFSTLGSSMITHVGEKTVVLRDGSRIATVDGARVLLDAPATRRNGVFYAPLRFFTSVLGAEATFNRREHVVSIVSQLVGRSGLGDFTVGNRTVNVGTVTAVDVDSAPPTVTLSFNGSVRTIPISNNALITMHDVGVDIDIPGELTDIRPGDYAEIAMRSDGTVTSVVDEYGSRYGVVAVVNPNELLMQDGHVIAPDRDTEVSLNGKPASFGDLVAGDRVTVRYNVETGEVREIVAERAAEPTSGQSGSANISDVTIDATHPLRAGDTLNVTMHGAPGGAATFDIGAYVAGIAMTERAPGTYVGSYAIAANANFADTPIVAHLQMHDGSSVEARAAQTLSASGRAPGISTVGPSDGATVTLNAPAIYATFVTDAVPVNPSSIRLEVNGRDVTPECVRTANFIQYLPETAYRRGAVRVRVRVADEAGNTATKSWSFIIR
- a CDS encoding histidine triad nucleotide-binding protein — encoded protein: MECLFCKIVAGEIPADEIYRDDDAIAIADVNPQAPKHVLVLPRKHYATVADILDGGDEALLGHVVAVATKLARDFGSRGFRLVVNTGVEGGQTVDHVHVHVLAGRHMSWPPG
- the rpsU gene encoding 30S ribosomal protein S21, which encodes MMEVRIAPGESIESALRRFKKATQKAGILAEARKHEHYEKPSVRRKKKSAAARKRRV
- a CDS encoding GatB/YqeY domain-containing protein, whose product is MGLLKDRFASDLREAMKARDQLRADTLRSAISGFTYKRGETGREPTDAEELDVVRRLVKQRADSIEEFEKAGRTELAQKERAEREVLLAYLPQQKSADEVRAIVATAMATLPAGERNQGAVMKAVMPQLRGLADGKLVAEIVQEALKARESK
- a CDS encoding NfeD family protein — its product is MKAVRLRAGIWLGLLLCGIASLCAQAVSAPASAPIVVIPIHGTVDDGMAHLVQRSVAEANGEHAAAIVLDVDSPGGLVSSVFDIEDALRSAQVPVIAYVSERAYSAAALITLSAQRIIMAPGASIGAAEPIPNTPKEVSALTAEFESTAQRNHHNPTIAGAMVNRSIAIPGLKAAGTILTLNTVQALRYHVAIAVEPSLDAALAAVHLNANSRLHEHLTWAERLARFATDPTVSGLLLSIGMLGIMVELYTLHGIAGLIAIIAFGLFFGTHVYAGFSNWGVVALAVLGFIGILWELHVVPGHTFPGVLGGIALVAAVVLAFGIPNIAVAFETLAAAIALTIVVFLLLLRVLPENAWMHRLALTYAQGSDYVSSRDFGDLKGRTGIAASQLRPAGVASIDGRRIDVLTEGEYVAQGTPIRVTRVEGARIFVEPGSGLGPT
- the floA gene encoding flotillin-like protein FloA (flotillin-like protein involved in membrane lipid rafts); translation: MALVTGIIVLFAIILFIMFLYYFPLGLWIRTIAAGVPIGIITLVRMRLIGIPPGIIVTNYVRARKAGLNVTIDPMQSHYLAGGNVEAVTLAMIAAQRAQLPLEWQRAAAINLAGRNVLEAVQTSVNPKVIETPTFQGVAQNGIQLNVKARVTVRSNLDRYVGGAGELTVIARVGEGVVAAVGAAVDHKEVLEYPDRISKAVLAKGLDAGTAFEIVSIDIADVDVGKNIGAELQTSQAEADRRIAQAKAAERQYAALAGEQEQKALTQAMRAKVVEAEASIPLAIAEAFRSGNLGVMDYYRLRNIQADTEMRSSIGASETPPQSEATQQPPPMTP